A region from the Pseudonocardia petroleophila genome encodes:
- a CDS encoding cellulase family glycosylhydrolase: MPTSQHLERPAPPAAPPPRGRRVALAVALVLAVVLPSQLWAVVRPGAPGDAPPASSTRARSGTSAPDSPAATADRPAPRSAPGGAMPAITVEGDRIVRDGEPWWFLGYNSFVWSGDCGNDDEKMSAQDVDEWFAGMRHDGHGAVRLFFYDGWNLDRLDAAVAAAREHQVYLALTLDDAIGGCGENDKDESWFADGGERSTFRAHMEMLLERYRGETAFAWFEFFNEPSYEGGALREFYDEMGAAADAVDPDRLFSSGTVAPYWLDGEDNFRDVHESPGVDIASLHEYDENEVESNHGPGVRANSGGKPVIVGEYGITAGSGCDVDYAGRAALITEKAQVYTDTSAGYAGALAWAWQPGTGGCDISNLDQDEPSQEALRTFG; the protein is encoded by the coding sequence ATGCCCACCAGCCAGCACCTGGAACGACCGGCGCCACCCGCCGCCCCGCCCCCGCGCGGGCGACGGGTGGCGCTCGCCGTCGCACTGGTCCTCGCCGTGGTCCTGCCCTCGCAGCTCTGGGCGGTGGTCCGGCCGGGCGCCCCCGGCGACGCCCCGCCGGCGTCCTCCACCCGGGCGCGGTCCGGGACGAGCGCCCCCGACTCCCCCGCCGCCACGGCCGACCGCCCCGCCCCCCGCTCCGCGCCCGGCGGTGCGATGCCCGCGATCACCGTCGAGGGCGACCGGATCGTCCGCGACGGCGAGCCGTGGTGGTTCCTGGGCTACAACTCCTTCGTCTGGTCCGGCGACTGCGGCAACGACGACGAGAAGATGTCCGCGCAGGACGTCGACGAGTGGTTCGCCGGGATGCGCCACGACGGCCACGGCGCCGTGCGCCTCTTCTTCTACGACGGCTGGAACCTCGACCGCCTCGACGCCGCGGTGGCCGCGGCGCGGGAGCACCAGGTGTACCTGGCCCTCACCCTCGACGACGCCATCGGCGGCTGCGGCGAGAACGACAAGGACGAGTCCTGGTTCGCCGACGGCGGGGAGCGCAGCACGTTCCGGGCGCACATGGAGATGCTGCTCGAGCGCTACCGCGGCGAGACCGCGTTCGCCTGGTTCGAGTTCTTCAACGAGCCCTCCTACGAAGGTGGCGCCCTGCGCGAGTTCTACGACGAGATGGGCGCCGCCGCCGACGCCGTCGACCCCGACCGCCTCTTCTCCTCCGGCACCGTCGCCCCCTACTGGCTCGACGGCGAGGACAACTTCCGCGACGTCCACGAGAGCCCCGGCGTCGACATCGCCTCCCTGCACGAGTACGACGAGAACGAGGTCGAGTCCAACCACGGCCCCGGCGTCCGCGCCAACTCCGGGGGCAAGCCGGTGATCGTCGGTGAGTACGGCATCACCGCGGGCTCGGGCTGCGACGTCGACTACGCGGGCCGGGCCGCGCTCATCACCGAGAAGGCGCAGGTCTACACCGACACCTCCGCGGGCTACGCCGGGGCGCTCGCCTGGGCGTGGCAGCCCGGCACCGGGGGCTGCGACATCAGCAACCTCGACCAGGACGAGCCGAGCCAGGAGGCGCTGCGCACCTTCGGGTGA
- a CDS encoding cellulase family glycosylhydrolase, whose translation MNRNGTHSRRHSGPSRRLLGAAVAALSLALLPAAPALAGAASGVLDAPVPVAVQQGDTQPPPDDTGDAPADDSPSDEPAASDEPTASDEPAADEPAADEPTDEPVSDEPAGDEPTASDEPTDAPADEPADEPATDAMPAITVEGDNIMRNGEPWWFLGYNSFVWSGDCGNDDEKMSAQDVDEWFAGMRHDGHGAVRLFFYDGWNLDRLDAAVESAKRHNVYLTITLDDAIGGCGENDKEAGWFADQSERDTFQAHMEMLLERYKGETAFAWFEFFNEPSYEGGALREFYDEMGAAADAVDPDRLFSSGTVAPYWLDGEDNFRDVHESPGVDIASLHEYDENEVESNHGPGVRANSGGKPTIVGEYGITAGDGCDSSFESRAERFAEKAEAYTNTDDGYAGALAWAWQPGGGGCELGNLDSDTSSQDVLRAFRLDEVIGQVGDTVGDVVGDATGSGGTTTDAPAEDGTDEDRSDQDSADQGRSGGDSAGGDNAGGDNAGGDDSSSGEPAGDDSSSEEPADGESEGRPAPIG comes from the coding sequence ATGAACCGCAACGGCACCCACTCCCGCCGGCACTCCGGCCCGTCGCGGCGCCTGCTCGGCGCGGCGGTGGCCGCACTGTCGCTCGCCCTGCTCCCCGCGGCACCCGCCCTCGCCGGTGCCGCGTCCGGCGTCCTCGACGCGCCGGTGCCGGTCGCGGTGCAGCAGGGGGACACGCAGCCCCCGCCCGACGACACCGGGGACGCACCCGCCGACGACTCCCCCTCCGACGAGCCCGCCGCCTCCGACGAGCCCACCGCCTCCGACGAGCCGGCCGCGGACGAGCCTGCTGCGGACGAGCCGACGGACGAGCCGGTCTCGGACGAGCCGGCCGGCGACGAACCCACCGCCTCCGACGAGCCGACGGACGCCCCGGCCGACGAGCCCGCCGACGAGCCCGCGACCGACGCCATGCCGGCGATCACGGTCGAGGGCGACAACATCATGCGCAACGGCGAGCCGTGGTGGTTCCTGGGCTACAACTCCTTCGTCTGGTCCGGCGACTGCGGCAACGACGACGAGAAGATGTCCGCGCAGGACGTCGACGAGTGGTTCGCCGGGATGCGCCACGACGGCCACGGCGCCGTGCGCCTCTTCTTCTACGACGGCTGGAACCTCGACCGCCTCGACGCCGCCGTCGAGTCGGCCAAGCGGCACAACGTCTACCTGACGATCACCCTCGACGACGCCATCGGCGGCTGCGGGGAGAACGACAAGGAGGCCGGCTGGTTCGCCGACCAGTCCGAGCGCGACACCTTCCAGGCCCACATGGAGATGCTGCTCGAGCGCTACAAGGGCGAGACCGCGTTCGCCTGGTTCGAGTTCTTCAACGAGCCCTCCTACGAAGGTGGCGCCCTGCGCGAGTTCTACGACGAGATGGGCGCCGCCGCCGACGCCGTCGACCCCGACCGCCTCTTCTCCTCCGGCACCGTCGCCCCCTACTGGCTCGACGGCGAGGACAACTTCCGCGACGTCCACGAGAGCCCCGGCGTCGACATCGCCTCCCTGCACGAGTACGACGAGAACGAGGTCGAGTCCAACCACGGCCCCGGCGTCCGCGCCAACTCCGGCGGCAAGCCCACCATCGTCGGTGAGTACGGCATCACCGCGGGCGACGGGTGCGACAGCAGCTTCGAGTCGCGCGCCGAGCGCTTCGCCGAGAAGGCCGAGGCCTACACCAACACGGACGACGGCTACGCCGGTGCGCTGGCCTGGGCCTGGCAGCCCGGCGGCGGCGGCTGCGAGCTCGGCAACCTCGACAGCGACACCTCGAGCCAGGACGTCCTGCGCGCCTTCCGCCTCGACGAGGTGATCGGCCAGGTCGGCGACACCGTCGGCGACGTGGTCGGCGACGCCACCGGCTCGGGCGGCACGACGACCGACGCCCCCGCCGAGGACGGCACCGACGAGGACCGTTCCGACCAGGACAGCGCCGACCAGGGCCGCTCCGGCGGGGACAGCGCAGGCGGGGACAACGCAGGCGGGGACAACGCAGGCGGCGACGACTCCTCCTCCGGGGAGCCGGCCGGGGACGACTCCTCCTCCGAGGAGCCGGCCGACGGCGAGTCCGAGGGACGGCCTGCGCCGATCGGGTGA
- a CDS encoding phosphatase PAP2 family protein, translating into MPRPALRPSLRPAARLATAACTAVVAVLGTRYAGGTGPGRLDDGLSTVVERVPAGRGGLAWRVFSVGDPARAVALTAGLAAAGLLLGRPRLAVVAVAGPVLTGVATSVLKPVVGRRFGRRGEHAFPSGHTGLATALAAAGMLLLVDVVAPRRPWDAVALAAGTLAVGAGTGTALTAIEVHYPTDTVGGAATAVAVVLTTARIVDAIAR; encoded by the coding sequence GTGCCCCGTCCCGCCCTGCGCCCCTCGCTCCGCCCGGCCGCCCGCCTCGCGACCGCGGCCTGCACCGCGGTCGTGGCCGTGCTCGGGACGCGGTACGCGGGCGGCACCGGGCCGGGCCGCCTCGACGACGGGCTGAGCACGGTCGTCGAGCGGGTCCCGGCCGGGCGGGGCGGGCTGGCGTGGCGGGTCTTCTCCGTCGGCGACCCGGCCCGTGCGGTGGCCCTCACCGCCGGTCTGGCCGCCGCCGGACTGCTGCTGGGCCGCCCGCGGCTCGCCGTCGTGGCCGTCGCGGGGCCGGTGCTGACCGGCGTCGCGACCTCCGTGCTCAAGCCGGTCGTCGGCCGCCGGTTCGGCCGCCGCGGCGAGCACGCCTTCCCCAGCGGGCACACCGGCCTCGCCACGGCGCTCGCCGCCGCCGGGATGCTCCTCCTCGTCGACGTCGTGGCGCCCCGGCGGCCGTGGGACGCGGTGGCGCTCGCCGCGGGCACGCTCGCCGTCGGCGCGGGCACCGGGACGGCCCTCACCGCGATCGAGGTGCACTACCCGACCGACACCGTCGGCGGGGCCGCCACGGCCGTCGCGGTGGTCCTCACGACGGCCCGGATCGTCGACGCGATCGCCCGCTGA
- a CDS encoding amidase has translation MTEPHEMTARDQAAALRRGDLGAVELVEHALRRVEALDARLGAFVTVTADRALDQAREAEKALATRAGDLPPFLGVPTAIKDLAMTAGVATSFGSPVYAGWVPDVDDDSARLLRAAGTISIGKTSTPEFGLPPYTEPAGRPPAVTPWDPTRLAGGSSGGAGAATAAGLVAFAHGTDGGGSIRIPAAACGLVGLKTSRGLVSRGPGGGDPLGMSVAGPLARTVDDAAAMLDALAVAVPGEPYPLLAPRPETYLAAALRAAPRRLRIGRYATPPVPDAVLDPASVAAYEQVTELLTGLGHEVVEFEPGIDASFLPVFEVLWAVLAHSHPVPPDAEPLLAPLTRWWRDRGSAVSGPEYLAATASALTVTRRVVGAQAAAGVDVVLTPMLAQLPRPVGWFTAGGDPAEDFARQKRFTPFTATYNITGQPALSLPVAFARPVDGPADGPELPVSVQLVGRAGDDALLLELGAQLDDATGRDPVRRPPVW, from the coding sequence GTGACCGAACCGCACGAGATGACCGCGCGCGACCAGGCCGCCGCCCTGCGTCGCGGGGACCTGGGTGCCGTCGAGCTGGTGGAGCACGCGCTGCGCCGCGTCGAGGCGCTCGACGCGCGCCTGGGCGCGTTCGTCACCGTCACCGCCGATCGCGCGCTGGACCAGGCGCGGGAGGCCGAGAAGGCCCTGGCGACGCGGGCCGGGGACCTGCCGCCGTTCCTCGGCGTGCCCACCGCGATCAAGGACCTCGCGATGACGGCCGGCGTGGCCACGTCGTTCGGGTCGCCGGTGTACGCGGGCTGGGTCCCCGACGTCGACGACGACTCCGCGCGGCTGCTGCGCGCCGCCGGCACGATCAGCATCGGCAAGACCTCGACCCCGGAGTTCGGGCTGCCGCCCTACACCGAGCCCGCGGGCCGCCCGCCCGCCGTGACGCCGTGGGACCCGACCCGGCTGGCCGGCGGCTCCAGCGGGGGTGCGGGAGCGGCGACCGCGGCCGGCCTGGTCGCGTTCGCCCACGGCACCGACGGCGGCGGCTCGATCCGGATCCCCGCAGCGGCGTGCGGGCTCGTCGGGCTCAAGACCAGCCGCGGGCTGGTCTCGCGCGGGCCGGGCGGCGGCGACCCGCTGGGCATGTCGGTGGCGGGCCCGCTGGCGCGCACCGTCGACGACGCCGCCGCGATGCTCGACGCGCTGGCCGTCGCGGTGCCGGGGGAGCCGTACCCGCTGCTGGCGCCGCGCCCCGAGACCTACCTCGCCGCGGCCCTGCGCGCCGCCCCGCGCCGGCTGCGGATCGGCCGCTACGCGACGCCGCCGGTGCCCGACGCGGTACTCGACCCCGCGAGCGTGGCCGCGTACGAGCAGGTCACGGAGCTGCTGACCGGGCTGGGGCACGAGGTCGTCGAGTTCGAGCCCGGCATCGACGCGTCGTTCCTGCCGGTCTTCGAGGTGCTCTGGGCGGTGCTCGCGCACAGCCACCCCGTGCCGCCGGACGCCGAGCCGCTGCTGGCCCCGCTGACGCGCTGGTGGCGCGACCGGGGATCGGCGGTGTCCGGGCCGGAGTACCTCGCCGCCACCGCGTCGGCGCTGACGGTGACGCGGCGGGTCGTCGGCGCGCAGGCGGCCGCGGGCGTCGACGTCGTCCTCACCCCGATGCTCGCCCAGCTGCCCCGGCCGGTCGGCTGGTTCACCGCGGGCGGTGACCCGGCGGAGGACTTCGCGCGGCAGAAGCGGTTCACCCCGTTCACCGCCACCTACAACATCACCGGCCAGCCCGCGCTGAGCCTCCCGGTCGCGTTCGCCCGCCCCGTCGACGGGCCGGCGGACGGGCCGGAGCTGCCGGTGTCCGTGCAGCTCGTCGGGCGGGCGGGGGACGACGCGCTGCTGCTCGAGCTGGGCGCCCAGCTCGATGACGCGACCGGCCGCGACCCCGTCCGGCGTCCCCCGGTGTGGTGA
- a CDS encoding MerR family transcriptional regulator: MPAPGPTADPARTSARSPSAATLQIGEVARRVDLSIRTIRHWEEVGLVTPSARSSGGFRLYSEEDVSLIRLLRFMKPLDLSLDQMRELLQIRELLTAGTANPTDRADALVWPRTSETGDDRALLAAQLAEFADLADKRLEKLRGYVAEVEEFVGRLRDEVREGMSSPAEGDL, from the coding sequence ATGCCTGCCCCCGGCCCCACGGCGGACCCCGCCCGGACCTCGGCCCGATCCCCGTCGGCGGCGACGCTCCAGATCGGCGAGGTCGCCCGGCGTGTCGACCTCTCGATCCGGACGATCCGGCACTGGGAGGAAGTGGGTCTGGTCACGCCGTCGGCCCGCAGCTCGGGCGGGTTCCGGCTCTACAGCGAGGAGGACGTCTCCCTCATCCGGCTGCTGCGTTTCATGAAGCCGCTGGACCTCTCCCTCGACCAGATGCGCGAGCTGCTGCAGATCCGCGAGCTGCTGACCGCCGGCACCGCGAACCCGACCGACCGCGCCGACGCGCTGGTCTGGCCGCGGACCAGCGAGACCGGCGACGACCGGGCGCTGCTCGCCGCCCAGCTCGCGGAGTTCGCCGACCTGGCCGACAAGCGCCTGGAGAAGCTGCGCGGCTACGTGGCGGAGGTGGAGGAGTTCGTCGGGCGGCTGCGCGACGAGGTCCGCGAGGGGATGTCGTCGCCGGCCGAGGGTGACCTCTGA
- the ctaJ gene encoding aa3-type cytochrome oxidase subunit CtaJ, translating to MDVLVSILWYAIPSIALYLLVAALVVGPRLARRPRYRVGQPWAHEPLWWTANPQGAQLAPAQDGHAVTGERGGARGSW from the coding sequence GTGGACGTGCTGGTGTCGATCCTCTGGTACGCGATCCCGTCGATCGCGTTGTACCTGCTCGTGGCCGCGCTCGTCGTCGGCCCGCGCCTCGCTCGACGGCCCCGGTACCGGGTCGGTCAGCCGTGGGCGCACGAGCCGCTGTGGTGGACGGCGAACCCGCAGGGCGCGCAGCTCGCCCCCGCGCAGGACGGTCACGCCGTGACCGGTGAACGAGGAGGCGCACGTGGCAGCTGGTAG
- a CDS encoding DUF5130 family protein has protein sequence MAAGSGHGGHGTVAVPEDLPAGTVVTSSGRISAAEVFVEPSVEDHPFTPVQLTRLDEALTLASRETGLRFSVYLGDLGDDPTARTAELHGDLEGSAEAVLVAVSPGQRVVEVLTGAGARVRLPDRGAKLAVMSMVASFREGDLVGGLLSGLRMLADQAGGRRRTH, from the coding sequence GTGGCAGCTGGTAGCGGACACGGCGGGCACGGCACCGTCGCGGTGCCGGAGGACCTGCCGGCCGGCACCGTCGTGACGTCCTCGGGGCGGATCTCCGCCGCCGAGGTGTTCGTCGAGCCCTCCGTCGAGGACCACCCCTTCACCCCGGTGCAGCTGACCCGCCTCGACGAGGCGCTCACCCTCGCCAGCCGCGAGACCGGGCTGCGCTTCTCGGTCTACCTCGGCGACCTCGGCGATGACCCCACCGCCCGGACCGCCGAGCTGCACGGCGACCTGGAGGGCTCCGCCGAGGCGGTGCTGGTGGCGGTCAGCCCCGGCCAGCGCGTCGTCGAGGTGCTCACCGGCGCCGGGGCCCGCGTGCGCCTGCCCGACCGCGGCGCCAAGCTCGCCGTCATGAGCATGGTCGCCTCCTTCCGCGAGGGCGACCTCGTCGGCGGGCTGCTCAGCGGCCTGCGCATGCTGGCCGACCAGGCCGGGGGACGGCGGCGCACGCACTGA
- a CDS encoding RibD family protein codes for MRPYVVASVAVSLDGRIDDAGPDRLVLSGPEDLDRVDEVRAGVDAILVGAGTVRADDPRLLVRSAARRAARAARGVPETPLRVVLSTGGPLDPGARVFSGPPTLVLTLGDGGVPAALDELGARGVGRLLVEGGSTVHTAFLAADLVDELHVAVAPILVGGGPPFVHGGAFPPARWRLAGVDTVGDVAVLRLLRGPRG; via the coding sequence GTGCGCCCGTACGTCGTCGCCTCGGTGGCCGTCTCCCTCGACGGCCGCATCGACGACGCCGGTCCGGACCGGCTCGTGCTCTCCGGGCCCGAGGACCTCGACCGCGTCGACGAGGTGCGCGCGGGCGTCGACGCGATCCTCGTCGGCGCCGGGACCGTGCGCGCCGACGACCCGCGCCTGCTCGTGCGCTCGGCCGCGCGCCGGGCCGCCCGGGCCGCCCGCGGGGTCCCGGAGACGCCGCTGCGGGTCGTGCTGTCGACCGGCGGTCCGCTCGACCCCGGAGCGCGGGTGTTCTCCGGCCCGCCGACGCTGGTCCTGACGCTCGGGGACGGGGGCGTCCCCGCCGCGCTCGACGAGCTCGGCGCGCGCGGTGTCGGGCGGCTGCTGGTCGAGGGCGGGTCCACCGTGCACACCGCGTTCCTGGCCGCCGACCTGGTCGACGAGCTGCACGTCGCCGTCGCGCCGATCCTCGTCGGCGGCGGCCCGCCGTTCGTGCACGGCGGGGCCTTCCCGCCCGCCCGCTGGCGGCTCGCGGGCGTCGACACCGTCGGCGACGTCGCCGTGCTGCGGCTCCTGCGGGGTCCCCGTGGATGA
- a CDS encoding deaminase — protein MDDRKLLRRAVALAGRCPPSATFRVGALVVAADGTTLAQGWSGRRDPHDHAEESALADVAGDPRLAGATIYTSLEPCSTRASRPRSCTRLILDAGIPRIVYAWREPALFVDCEGDELLRAAGREVVEIPDLARLVRAANTHLPGVAP, from the coding sequence GTGGATGACCGCAAGCTGCTGCGCCGCGCCGTCGCGCTGGCCGGGCGCTGCCCGCCGTCGGCGACGTTCCGGGTGGGCGCGCTCGTCGTCGCCGCCGACGGGACGACGCTCGCGCAGGGCTGGTCGGGCCGCCGCGACCCGCATGACCACGCCGAGGAGAGCGCGCTCGCCGACGTCGCGGGCGACCCGCGGCTGGCCGGGGCCACGATCTACACCTCGCTGGAGCCCTGCAGCACCCGGGCGTCCCGTCCGAGGTCGTGCACCCGGCTGATCCTCGACGCCGGGATCCCGCGGATCGTCTACGCCTGGCGCGAGCCCGCGCTGTTCGTCGACTGCGAGGGCGACGAGCTGCTGCGGGCGGCCGGTCGCGAGGTCGTGGAGATCCCGGACCTGGCCCGGCTGGTCCGCGCAGCGAACACCCACCTGCCCGGTGTGGCGCCCTGA
- a CDS encoding helix-turn-helix transcriptional regulator: protein MIPIGPTVLVVDDHELVATTLVLGLRAEGLDARTCAPVTATAQEGPGLVLLDLDLGRDARGRRLDGVTLVEPLRARGWTVLVLSGTADRARVGAALAEGAVAAVPKAAPFPRLLAAVRAALAGGEAMSDARRRELVELHAQRSVERRALAARLGSLTPREREVLAHLAAGHRAQAVADTFVVSLATVRSQIRAILTKLGVSSQLEAVALYRKAAPPDGVL from the coding sequence GTGATCCCCATCGGCCCGACCGTCCTCGTCGTCGACGACCACGAGCTCGTCGCGACGACCCTCGTCCTGGGCCTGCGCGCGGAGGGCCTCGACGCCCGCACCTGCGCACCGGTCACCGCGACCGCCCAGGAGGGCCCCGGCCTGGTGCTGCTCGACCTCGACCTCGGCCGCGACGCGCGGGGCCGGCGGCTCGACGGCGTCACGCTCGTGGAACCGCTGCGGGCCAGGGGATGGACGGTGCTGGTGCTCTCCGGCACGGCCGACCGCGCGCGCGTCGGCGCGGCGCTGGCGGAGGGGGCGGTCGCGGCGGTGCCCAAGGCGGCCCCGTTCCCGCGGCTGCTGGCCGCGGTCCGCGCCGCGCTCGCCGGCGGGGAGGCGATGTCGGACGCCCGGCGCAGGGAGCTGGTGGAGCTGCACGCGCAGCGGTCGGTCGAGCGCCGGGCCCTCGCCGCGCGGCTGGGGTCGCTCACCCCCCGGGAGCGGGAGGTGCTCGCCCACCTCGCCGCCGGTCACCGCGCCCAGGCGGTGGCCGACACGTTCGTGGTGTCCCTGGCGACGGTGCGCTCCCAGATCCGCGCGATCCTGACCAAGCTCGGGGTGTCCTCCCAGCTCGAGGCCGTCGCGCTGTACCGGAAGGCGGCTCCGCCCGACGGCGTGCTGTGA
- a CDS encoding sensor histidine kinase: protein MRTALADVCVTVAAVAVVVGLAGSPLVGGALDPVVAVDVLTLAAAAAAAGAAFLGAFAARLTEDPRPRWIAAALSVYAVLVLPSNVLVADQPVRAMRLVAYLVVVALLLAAVRPPRLGAAGTWLVTAAGALVALAALRVPAVAPGLVALLVEGPLVTVAVVVGWTAVAAAVLLEGLGRRSVPRRRVGLGLVVLACAQLYRVLGTASGDVVFSGLRLLALGIVVAGMAHLVVRSLADLHDTQFAQQEELSVAALHMERAGELAAERDHEMRNGLAGLAGITHLLSSQVDDADHERLRHAVLAELGRLHELIDGAEPGTDTYLVAPVLDGLVALRRSAGATVELAVDAGLRARGDSAVLAQVVTNLLANCDRHAPGTPVAVRATTDGDRVVVRVRDAGPGLPPGGEDDVLRAGVHDPGAGGSGLGLSITRRLVEREGGTLTVATVDDPRGCLATVAVPGPVAADAALPVREGARAV, encoded by the coding sequence ATGCGCACAGCGCTCGCCGACGTGTGCGTCACCGTCGCGGCCGTCGCCGTGGTGGTCGGGCTGGCCGGCTCGCCGCTGGTCGGCGGCGCGCTCGACCCGGTGGTCGCCGTCGACGTGCTGACGCTGGCCGCGGCCGCCGCCGCGGCGGGGGCGGCGTTCCTCGGCGCGTTCGCCGCCCGGCTCACCGAGGACCCCCGGCCCCGCTGGATCGCCGCCGCCCTGTCGGTCTACGCGGTGCTCGTCCTGCCGTCCAACGTCCTGGTGGCCGACCAGCCGGTCCGGGCGATGCGGCTCGTCGCCTACCTCGTCGTCGTCGCGCTGCTCCTCGCCGCCGTCCGCCCGCCGCGGCTGGGTGCGGCGGGCACCTGGCTGGTCACCGCGGCCGGCGCCCTCGTCGCGCTGGCCGCCCTGCGGGTCCCCGCGGTGGCCCCCGGGCTGGTGGCGCTGCTCGTCGAGGGTCCGCTGGTCACGGTCGCGGTCGTCGTCGGGTGGACGGCGGTCGCCGCCGCGGTGCTGCTGGAGGGGCTGGGCCGGCGCAGCGTGCCGCGCCGGCGCGTCGGGCTCGGGCTGGTGGTGCTGGCCTGCGCCCAGCTCTACCGGGTGCTCGGCACGGCGAGCGGGGACGTCGTGTTCTCCGGCCTGCGGCTGCTGGCGCTCGGGATCGTCGTCGCCGGGATGGCCCACCTCGTCGTGCGGAGCCTCGCCGACCTGCACGACACGCAGTTCGCCCAGCAGGAGGAGCTGTCGGTCGCGGCGCTGCACATGGAGCGGGCGGGGGAGCTGGCCGCCGAGCGCGACCACGAGATGCGCAACGGCCTCGCCGGGCTGGCCGGGATCACGCACCTGCTCAGCTCGCAGGTCGACGACGCCGACCACGAACGCCTCCGGCACGCCGTCCTCGCCGAGCTGGGGCGCCTGCACGAGCTCATCGACGGCGCCGAGCCCGGGACCGACACCTACCTGGTGGCCCCGGTCCTCGACGGCCTGGTCGCGCTGCGGCGCTCGGCGGGGGCCACCGTCGAGCTCGCGGTCGACGCGGGCCTGCGGGCCCGCGGTGACTCCGCGGTGCTCGCCCAGGTCGTCACCAACCTGCTGGCCAACTGCGACCGGCACGCCCCCGGAACCCCCGTCGCGGTCCGGGCCACGACCGACGGCGACCGGGTCGTCGTGCGGGTGCGCGACGCCGGTCCCGGTCTGCCGCCCGGCGGCGAGGACGACGTGCTGCGCGCCGGCGTGCACGACCCCGGTGCGGGCGGCTCGGGACTGGGGCTGTCGATCACCCGGCGGCTGGTGGAGCGCGAGGGCGGGACGCTCACCGTGGCGACCGTCGACGACCCGCGCGGCTGCCTGGCCACGGTGGCGGTCCCCGGCCCCGTGGCCGCCGACGCGGCCCTCCCGGTGCGGGAGGGCGCGCGGGCGGTCTGA